A portion of the Moraxella ovis genome contains these proteins:
- the sthA gene encoding Si-specific NAD(P)(+) transhydrogenase, protein MPILTPVTDVDHDPIHQNLISPLDGQRIELNSENNTKSRKKHGYEYDAIVLGAGPAGEAAAMKLAKSGMKVAVIDPREQVGGNCAHVGTIPSKALRQSVFNIIGMRRDPIFSSFTDNFQIPLNKVLSKARRVILSQVNTHRLFYERNRIEVIHGWGSFLDKHTLQIEEPTEEGTKKTLTFNQAVIAVGSRPYRPDFLDFDHPRVFDSDKILQMDYVARKIIIYGAGVIGCEYASIFTGLGYVVDLINNKDQLLSYLDDEISDALSHDFRQFGVRIRNNEEIDHLETHDDCVVLHLKSGKKIKSDAILWCNGRSGNTDSLNLEAVGLTANNRGQLEVDKTYRTAAPHIYAVGDVIGWPSLASAAYDQGRNAAGFMVGDKHAEFITSVPTGIYTIPEISSIGATEEDLTRDQIPYEVGQAFFKHLARAQIIGERSGVLKILFHRETLEILGIHCYGNHASEIIHIGQAVMKCGHTLEYFVTTTFNYPTMAEAYRVAALNGLNRIF, encoded by the coding sequence ATGCCAATCTTAACCCCAGTGACTGATGTTGATCATGATCCAATCCATCAAAATCTCATCAGCCCGCTAGATGGTCAGCGCATTGAATTAAACAGCGAAAACAACACCAAATCACGAAAAAAACACGGCTATGAATATGATGCCATCGTACTGGGCGCAGGCCCTGCCGGGGAAGCTGCCGCGATGAAGCTTGCCAAGTCAGGCATGAAAGTTGCCGTGATCGACCCACGCGAACAGGTTGGTGGTAACTGTGCTCATGTGGGCACCATTCCAAGTAAGGCCTTGCGTCAGTCGGTGTTTAACATCATTGGCATGCGCCGCGATCCGATTTTTAGCTCATTTACAGACAACTTCCAGATTCCGCTAAATAAAGTACTCAGTAAAGCGCGCCGCGTTATTCTAAGTCAGGTAAATACCCATCGTCTGTTCTACGAGCGCAACCGCATTGAAGTCATTCACGGCTGGGGCAGCTTTCTAGATAAACACACCTTACAAATTGAAGAACCCACAGAAGAAGGCACCAAAAAAACCTTAACCTTCAACCAAGCAGTGATTGCAGTTGGTTCTCGCCCTTATCGTCCTGATTTTCTAGACTTCGATCATCCGCGCGTGTTCGATTCTGATAAAATCCTACAAATGGATTATGTCGCGCGCAAAATCATCATTTATGGCGCCGGCGTGATCGGCTGTGAATACGCATCCATCTTTACCGGCCTAGGCTATGTTGTTGATCTGATTAACAATAAAGATCAGCTACTTAGCTATCTGGACGATGAGATCTCGGACGCGCTATCCCACGACTTCCGTCAGTTCGGTGTACGCATTCGTAACAACGAAGAAATCGACCATCTAGAGACGCACGATGATTGTGTTGTTCTACACCTAAAAAGTGGTAAAAAAATTAAATCTGACGCCATTCTTTGGTGTAATGGCCGCTCGGGTAATACCGACAGCCTAAACCTTGAAGCGGTCGGTTTAACCGCCAACAATCGTGGTCAGCTTGAAGTTGACAAGACTTATCGTACTGCCGCACCGCACATCTATGCCGTCGGTGATGTGATTGGTTGGCCATCACTAGCATCAGCCGCCTACGATCAAGGTAGGAATGCCGCGGGCTTTATGGTGGGTGACAAGCACGCAGAATTCATCACAAGTGTACCAACAGGGATCTACACTATCCCTGAAATCTCAAGCATCGGCGCCACCGAAGAAGACCTAACTCGTGATCAGATTCCTTATGAAGTGGGTCAAGCATTCTTTAAACATCTAGCTCGCGCTCAAATCATCGGTGAACGCTCTGGCGTATTGAAGATTCTATTCCACCGTGAAACCCTTGAAATCCTAGGCATACACTGCTACGGCAACCATGCATCTGAGATTATCCACATCGGTCAAGCTGTGATGAAATGCGGGCATACCTTGGAGTATTTCGTTACTACGACATTTAACTATCCTACCATGGCTGAAGCCTACCGTGTGGCAGCCTTGAATGGATTAAACAGAATCTTTTAA
- a CDS encoding DUF4377 domain-containing protein, which yields MKKSIKPLYLLTLLSGTLFMSACQKSPPVPEPLYIPSIALGEALVLDVLPNRAPCQSTTPMQCLLVKKEGAPTSEVFGIGYNDIHGFEPRQGVSYKIRVYEQIDENTGKPTVAWQLNEILSQQISR from the coding sequence ATGAAAAAATCAATCAAGCCACTTTATCTATTAACTTTATTGTCTGGCACCCTATTTATGAGCGCCTGCCAAAAATCACCGCCAGTACCCGAGCCACTTTATATCCCTAGCATCGCCCTTGGTGAAGCTTTGGTATTAGATGTACTGCCCAATCGCGCACCCTGCCAATCCACCACGCCAATGCAATGCCTGCTGGTAAAAAAAGAAGGCGCACCGACAAGTGAAGTGTTTGGCATCGGTTATAACGACATTCATGGATTTGAGCCGCGTCAAGGTGTCAGTTATAAGATTCGCGTATATGAACAAATCGATGAAAACACTGGTAAGCCAACTGTTGCTTGGCAGTTGAACGAAATTTTATCCCAACAAATCTCACGCTAA
- a CDS encoding mechanosensitive ion channel family protein, translating into MTTPKESVTPEAVIKAAEEIKLATKNTKEVAKEVTAATVEGLEGTTNHALEFLGVPIDIHTLIHDGVELGINILLALLIFFVGKWVGKRVLTVINRMLERSRLDQTVVNFLNNLLYGVMIVAVLLAALNKLGINTNSFVAVLGAAAVAIGMSLKDQLSNLAAGVMIVIFRPFGRGDYVEVGGQTGTVIDITLVNTRIRTPANHEIIIPNGDIMTNSSTNYTSLPTRRVDVLVGIGYHSDIQKAREVMLSVASRHDKILKHPAPNVRVTALSESSVDLTLYVWTENGDWFDVQCDLLEKVKYAFDESGVDIPFPNRTVHIQGVEGLSKLLQEQKSAASNS; encoded by the coding sequence ATGACAACACCAAAAGAATCAGTCACACCGGAGGCGGTGATTAAGGCTGCAGAAGAGATAAAACTAGCCACCAAAAACACCAAAGAAGTTGCCAAGGAAGTTACCGCTGCAACGGTTGAGGGATTGGAGGGTACCACCAATCACGCCCTTGAATTCTTGGGTGTGCCCATTGATATACATACATTGATTCATGATGGGGTTGAGCTTGGCATTAATATCTTGTTGGCGCTGCTTATCTTCTTTGTGGGTAAATGGGTGGGTAAGCGAGTGCTGACGGTGATTAACCGCATGCTGGAGCGTAGCCGACTTGATCAGACGGTGGTGAATTTTCTTAATAACCTTCTGTATGGCGTGATGATCGTTGCGGTGCTATTGGCGGCACTGAATAAGCTCGGTATTAATACCAACTCGTTCGTCGCGGTATTGGGTGCGGCAGCGGTAGCGATTGGTATGTCCTTAAAGGATCAGTTGTCAAACCTAGCAGCGGGTGTGATGATTGTTATTTTTCGACCTTTTGGACGCGGAGATTATGTAGAGGTAGGAGGTCAGACGGGTACGGTGATTGACATTACTCTGGTTAATACACGCATCAGAACGCCTGCCAATCATGAGATCATCATCCCAAATGGCGACATCATGACGAATTCAAGCACTAACTACACCTCATTGCCGACGCGCCGTGTTGATGTGTTGGTGGGTATTGGCTATCACAGCGATATCCAAAAGGCGCGCGAGGTGATGCTGTCGGTGGCGTCGCGCCATGATAAAATTTTAAAGCATCCGGCGCCAAATGTGCGCGTGACGGCACTTTCTGAAAGCTCGGTTGATTTGACCTTATATGTATGGACAGAGAATGGTGATTGGTTTGATGTGCAGTGCGATTTGCTTGAGAAAGTGAAATATGCCTTTGATGAATCCGGTGTGGATATTCCATTTCCGAACCGTACGGTTCATATTCAAGGCGTTGAAGGGCTGTCTAAGCTATTACAAGAACAAAAAAGTGCAGCATCAAATAGCTGA
- a CDS encoding DUF934 domain-containing protein, with amino-acid sequence MSVLTTIISVDSHANVHESTAEFFLISSSADEPNYAGLDLGKINERGDGNSTLLSTPTDFRDTRGLLVTADNTIKEIESVLDEALINLFVVHVADFKDGRVFSLVRQLRQLREHAEIIIAGEFGLDQASYFYKSGANAFAVRPELVTTLKTTLHDLKTAHAGTTADALPMFR; translated from the coding sequence ATGAGTGTCTTGACAACGATCATCAGTGTAGATAGCCATGCCAATGTTCATGAAAGCACGGCTGAGTTTTTCTTGATTTCAAGCAGTGCGGATGAGCCAAACTATGCAGGTCTTGATCTAGGGAAGATCAATGAGCGCGGTGATGGCAATAGCACGCTGCTGAGTACGCCAACAGACTTTCGTGATACGCGTGGACTGCTCGTTACAGCGGACAATACCATCAAAGAGATCGAATCTGTACTTGATGAGGCATTGATTAACCTGTTCGTAGTGCATGTGGCGGACTTTAAGGATGGACGAGTTTTCAGCCTGGTGCGTCAGCTTCGGCAGCTAAGAGAACATGCTGAGATCATCATCGCAGGCGAGTTCGGGCTTGATCAGGCGTCATATTTTTATAAGTCAGGTGCAAATGCGTTTGCGGTGCGACCAGAGCTTGTAACCACCCTAAAAACCACACTACACGACCTAAAAACCGCGCATGCAGGCACGACTGCTGACGCGCTGCCAATGTTCCGTTAA
- a CDS encoding glutathione peroxidase — translation MSSIYEFSANDLTGNVVHFKGFEGKVLLIVNTASKCGFTPQFAGLQELHTKYHDKGLVVIGFPCNQFGAQEPHEGAEIGEFCQKNYGVDFLMMDKVDVNGDHAHPIFDFLKHEQGGILTDAIKWNFTKFLVGRDGKVLDRYAPTTKPQDLEKDIEAALA, via the coding sequence ATGTCTAGCATCTATGAATTTAGCGCCAATGATTTGACTGGTAATGTCGTACATTTTAAGGGTTTTGAAGGTAAGGTTTTGCTTATCGTCAATACTGCAAGCAAATGCGGCTTTACACCGCAATTTGCAGGCTTGCAAGAATTGCACACCAAATACCACGATAAGGGCTTAGTCGTGATCGGCTTTCCTTGCAATCAATTCGGCGCACAGGAGCCTCACGAAGGCGCAGAGATTGGCGAGTTCTGTCAAAAGAACTACGGCGTGGACTTTTTAATGATGGATAAAGTAGATGTGAACGGCGATCACGCCCATCCAATTTTTGATTTTCTAAAGCATGAGCAAGGTGGCATCTTAACCGATGCGATCAAGTGGAATTTTACCAAATTCTTGGTTGGTCGTGACGGTAAAGTGCTGGATCGTTACGCACCGACCACCAAGCCACAAGACTTAGAAAAAGACATCGAGGCAGCTTTGGCGTAG
- the cysG gene encoding siroheme synthase CysG — protein MNTLPLFFNLSHQRVLIIGGGEVAQRKASLLHKAGASLVVLSKRFDEGFLKFLQDNNHAIIHKPYESGDLDGIGKPSFIICATDDHALNVQVHADAKVRGIAINVVDVPDLCDFIFPAIVDRDPIVIGVSSNGKAPVLARLIRAKIESQIPSSIGRIAKLAGDFRQAVKDKLPTITERRHFWEGVFNRALADKIVGHLADELDDFVKNNDKAGEVYIVGAGAGDPDLLTFKALRLMQQADVVLYDALVSDEILDLCRRDSDKIFVGKKRADHAKTQDQINELIVEYAKQGKRVLRLKGGDPFVFGRGGEEMIACQEAGVPYQVVSGITAALAAGSYAGIPLTHRGVATSVRFLTGCYQTSESFDGLKSTYQSDETLVFYMGLHALGKIVDSLLVSGLSADTPVVIVSNASLPTQQVLTGTLDDIIIKNEQAGLSAPAIIIVGNVVKLYRP, from the coding sequence ATGAATACACTGCCTTTGTTTTTTAATTTAAGCCATCAAAGAGTTCTTATCATAGGTGGCGGTGAAGTTGCCCAAAGAAAAGCCAGTCTTTTGCATAAAGCAGGGGCGAGCCTTGTGGTGCTGTCGAAGCGCTTTGATGAGGGGTTTTTGAAATTCCTACAGGATAATAATCATGCCATCATACATAAGCCTTATGAGAGTGGCGATTTGGATGGAATTGGTAAGCCTAGCTTTATCATCTGCGCCACTGATGATCATGCGCTGAATGTGCAGGTGCATGCAGATGCTAAGGTACGCGGCATCGCCATCAATGTGGTGGATGTGCCGGATTTGTGCGATTTTATTTTTCCAGCTATCGTGGATAGAGATCCCATCGTCATTGGCGTGTCTAGTAATGGTAAGGCACCCGTCTTGGCAAGACTAATCCGCGCCAAGATAGAAAGTCAGATACCATCTAGTATCGGTAGAATCGCCAAGCTTGCTGGGGATTTTCGTCAGGCGGTTAAGGATAAACTACCAACAATCACCGAGCGCCGTCATTTCTGGGAAGGGGTGTTTAACAGAGCCTTGGCGGATAAGATTGTCGGTCATCTGGCTGATGAATTGGATGATTTTGTCAAAAATAACGACAAAGCGGGTGAGGTGTATATTGTGGGTGCAGGTGCGGGCGATCCTGATCTTTTGACCTTTAAGGCGCTACGACTCATGCAGCAGGCGGATGTGGTGCTGTATGATGCATTGGTGTCTGATGAGATTTTGGATCTATGTCGCCGTGACAGTGATAAGATATTCGTCGGTAAAAAGCGCGCTGACCACGCCAAAACTCAAGATCAAATCAATGAGCTAATCGTAGAATACGCCAAGCAAGGCAAGCGAGTGCTGCGCCTAAAGGGTGGCGATCCTTTTGTTTTTGGTCGTGGAGGCGAAGAGATGATCGCTTGTCAAGAAGCGGGTGTGCCGTATCAGGTGGTGAGTGGCATCACGGCAGCGTTGGCGGCGGGCAGCTATGCAGGCATCCCGCTCACGCATCGAGGGGTGGCGACGTCGGTGAGATTCTTGACGGGGTGCTATCAGACTAGTGAGTCTTTTGATGGTCTAAAAAGCACCTATCAAAGTGATGAAACCTTGGTGTTCTATATGGGTCTGCATGCGCTGGGTAAGATTGTAGATAGTCTGCTCGTCTCAGGGTTGTCGGCTGATACGCCCGTTGTCATCGTCTCAAATGCAAGCCTACCAACACAGCAAGTTCTGACGGGGACGCTGGATGACATTATCATCAAAAACGAGCAGGCAGGACTGTCAGCGCCAGCCATCATTATCGTGGGCAATGTAGTGAAATTATATAGACCATGA
- a CDS encoding aminotransferase class I/II-fold pyridoxal phosphate-dependent enzyme, which translates to MTNDTHPPNTPTTQGERLKQLRKSLGLSAQALADKLNAHGASVSRGAIANWECDKNGITSSKLPIVAQVLGTTENYLLTGNVSVNPIVNNASQEIDLQDNLPNSHNHSHKVSLMKPLKKSAKLANVCYDIRGELLQTANRMEAEGQRIIKLNIGNPEPFGLLPPDEIVQDVAMNLQNASGYSDSKGIFSARKAILQYYQAKGLLSATDVNDVYIGNGVSELIVMTLQALLDDGDEVLIPMPDYPLWTASTNLAGGRAVHYRCVEEGNWHPDLADIESKITDKTKAIVIINPNNPTGALYSKEILEQVADLAVKHGLVIMADEIYDRILYDDAVHTPMCTITDKTLVLTFNGLSKSHRIAGYRSGWVMLSGKKDHAGDFIEGLTMLASMRLCANVPAQYAIQTAMGGYQSMQELTAPTGRLYKQREMAVSRLNAIKGISCTKPQGAFYCFAKIDLDVYPIQNDMKFMMDLLIQEKVLMVQGTGFNWDKPDHFRVVFLPNLIDLEDAMDRLDRFFANKRKEFGTE; encoded by the coding sequence ATGACCAACGACACCCACCCACCAAATACGCCCACCACGCAAGGCGAACGCCTAAAACAGCTCCGCAAATCCTTAGGATTATCCGCCCAAGCCCTAGCCGATAAGCTAAACGCCCACGGTGCGTCCGTCAGTCGTGGAGCGATTGCCAATTGGGAATGCGATAAAAATGGTATCACAAGTAGCAAGCTCCCCATAGTCGCCCAAGTGCTAGGCACGACTGAAAATTATCTTTTGACAGGTAATGTATCGGTAAATCCAATCGTCAATAATGCCAGTCAAGAGATTGATTTACAAGATAATTTACCAAATTCACACAACCATTCTCACAAGGTATCCCTCATGAAACCTTTAAAAAAATCTGCCAAACTTGCCAACGTCTGCTATGACATTCGGGGCGAACTTTTGCAAACCGCCAACCGCATGGAAGCCGAAGGTCAGCGTATCATCAAACTCAACATCGGCAATCCTGAACCGTTTGGGCTGTTGCCCCCCGATGAGATTGTGCAAGACGTGGCGATGAACTTGCAAAATGCGTCTGGCTACTCAGATTCTAAGGGGATTTTCTCAGCTCGCAAGGCAATCTTGCAATATTATCAAGCCAAAGGACTGCTGTCAGCGACCGATGTCAATGATGTGTATATCGGCAATGGCGTGTCGGAGCTTATCGTCATGACCTTGCAAGCCCTGCTTGATGACGGCGATGAAGTGCTTATTCCCATGCCTGATTATCCGCTGTGGACAGCGTCCACCAACCTAGCAGGGGGCAGGGCGGTGCATTATCGCTGTGTGGAAGAAGGCAACTGGCACCCTGATTTGGCGGATATTGAGAGTAAAATCACCGACAAAACCAAAGCCATTGTCATCATCAACCCCAACAACCCCACAGGAGCATTATATAGCAAGGAAATCTTAGAGCAGGTTGCTGATTTGGCGGTAAAACATGGCTTGGTTATCATGGCAGACGAGATTTATGACCGTATTTTGTATGATGATGCTGTGCATACGCCCATGTGTACGATTACCGATAAGACGCTGGTTTTAACCTTTAATGGCTTGTCAAAATCACACCGCATTGCAGGCTATCGCTCAGGCTGGGTCATGTTGTCGGGCAAAAAAGACCATGCTGGCGACTTTATAGAAGGCTTGACCATGCTCGCCAGTATGCGACTGTGTGCCAATGTGCCTGCTCAGTACGCCATACAGACGGCAATGGGTGGTTATCAGTCCATGCAGGAGTTGACCGCACCGACAGGGCGACTGTACAAACAACGTGAGATGGCGGTCTCTCGCTTAAATGCCATTAAGGGCATTAGCTGCACCAAACCGCAAGGGGCGTTTTACTGTTTTGCCAAGATTGACCTTGATGTCTATCCCATCCAAAATGACATGAAATTCATGATGGATTTATTGATTCAAGAAAAAGTCTTAATGGTGCAGGGTACGGGCTTTAATTGGGATAAGCCAGACCATTTTAGGGTCGTATTTCTGCCCAATTTGATAGATTTGGAAGATGCGATGGATAGGCTGGATAGATTTTTTGCCAATAAGCGTAAGGAATTTGGCACAGAATAG
- the msrB gene encoding peptide-methionine (R)-S-oxide reductase MsrB, with protein MPLPDHSLSPDEIAQLTEQDWQNRLTADEYYVLRQKGTERPFAGLYTDVFETGVYRCKGCNAKLFDSDSKYHSGCGWPSFDKTINDTVLTETLDLSHGMRRIEVTCSNCGGHLGHVFPDGPRETTGMRYCINSIAIDFEPN; from the coding sequence ATGCCCTTACCCGACCATAGCCTTAGCCCCGATGAAATTGCCCAATTAACTGAACAAGATTGGCAAAATCGCCTAACCGCTGACGAATATTACGTCTTACGCCAAAAAGGCACCGAGCGACCTTTTGCCGGCTTATATACCGATGTGTTTGAAACTGGTGTGTATCGTTGTAAGGGCTGTAATGCCAAGCTCTTTGACAGCGATAGCAAATACCACTCAGGCTGTGGCTGGCCCAGCTTTGATAAGACAATTAATGACACCGTGCTGACTGAGACACTGGATTTATCTCACGGCATGAGACGTATTGAAGTTACTTGCAGCAACTGCGGCGGGCATTTGGGACACGTTTTTCCTGATGGTCCAAGAGAGACGACAGGCATGAGATATTGCATCAACTCAATCGCCATTGATTTTGAACCCAATTAA
- a CDS encoding NRAMP family divalent metal transporter codes for MTIAQTSDKAQKLTWKAFGPGILMASAAIGGSHLVSSTQAGALYGWQLAIMIVLANFFKYPFYRFGTEYAYKTGDSLVAGYAKKSKAYLWAFFGLSVVSGVITTGAVALLCATILGFILPFELNPLILSMIVMTVSWGLLIAGHYKVLDNISKWIILALTVATILAVIIAGMSPKEVAPDFVPMSPWNLASLGFIIALMGWMPAPLEFSVITSVWTAKKIRTDHTSHFQGVVDFNVGYFTSAILALFFLTLGVFVQYGTGEEIATKGGAYIGQLVEMYTETIGNWSKILVAFIAFLCMFGTVITSADGYGRTNAESLSLIKTGTTELTEKYVMRWTTAMIIGGFILINVFAGQMASLLKFAMISSFVSAPIFAYLNYSLAKSENLLTPKMNIYALLGIAFLAGFAGSFLLQFFGIIG; via the coding sequence ATGACAATCGCACAAACCTCTGATAAAGCCCAAAAACTTACCTGGAAAGCCTTCGGGCCTGGCATTTTAATGGCATCTGCCGCCATTGGCGGTTCGCACCTTGTATCATCCACCCAAGCTGGGGCGTTGTATGGTTGGCAACTTGCCATTATGATCGTGCTTGCCAACTTTTTTAAATACCCTTTTTACCGCTTTGGCACAGAATACGCCTACAAAACAGGCGATAGTCTCGTGGCAGGTTACGCCAAAAAATCCAAAGCCTACCTTTGGGCATTTTTTGGCTTATCTGTCGTGTCAGGCGTGATTACCACAGGGGCAGTCGCCCTGCTCTGTGCGACCATTTTGGGCTTTATTCTGCCTTTTGAGCTAAATCCACTTATCCTGTCAATGATTGTAATGACCGTCTCATGGGGGCTACTCATTGCAGGGCATTATAAGGTTTTGGATAATATCTCAAAGTGGATTATTCTGGCATTGACGGTTGCCACCATTTTGGCGGTCATCATCGCAGGTATGTCGCCAAAAGAAGTCGCCCCTGATTTTGTGCCAATGTCGCCTTGGAACTTGGCGTCTTTGGGCTTTATCATCGCTCTTATGGGTTGGATGCCTGCTCCGCTTGAATTTTCGGTCATTACATCTGTGTGGACTGCCAAAAAAATCCGCACCGACCACACAAGCCATTTTCAAGGCGTGGTAGATTTTAACGTAGGCTATTTTACATCGGCGATTTTGGCGTTATTTTTCTTGACGCTTGGCGTGTTTGTACAGTACGGCACAGGCGAAGAGATTGCCACCAAAGGCGGCGCTTACATCGGTCAGCTTGTAGAGATGTACACAGAGACCATTGGCAATTGGTCAAAAATTCTCGTGGCATTCATCGCTTTTTTGTGTATGTTTGGCACGGTCATCACGAGTGCGGACGGCTATGGGCGTACCAATGCCGAGAGTCTGTCGCTCATCAAAACAGGCACAACCGAGCTTACCGAAAAATACGTCATGCGCTGGACGACCGCTATGATCATTGGTGGATTTATCTTGATTAATGTGTTTGCAGGACAAATGGCAAGCCTACTCAAATTTGCGATGATTAGCTCCTTTGTCTCCGCTCCGATTTTTGCCTACCTGAACTACTCGTTGGCAAAATCTGAAAACCTACTCACCCCAAAAATGAATATTTATGCCCTACTTGGCATTGCCTTTTTGGCAGGATTTGCAGGCTCGTTTTTATTGCAGTTTTTTGGGATTATTGGATAA
- a CDS encoding nitrite/sulfite reductase encodes MYQYSYTDQKIVDERVEQFRDQTQRFLAGELPEEQFLPLRLQNGLYIQRHAPMLRIAIPYGLMASHQLRVLAEIARDFDRGYAHFTTRTNLQLNWVKLEEVPDILAKLASHQMHAIQTSGNCIRNTTTDPYAGIHSEEVVDPRPYCEIIRQWSTFHPEFAYLPRKFKIAVIGTKADRAATQVHDIGLHVIKKDGQIGFEVIVGGGLGRTPIIGKVINEFLPREHLLSYLDAILRVYNLEGRRDNKYKARIKILVESLGKEVFAQKVADEWQHLKDGDLTLTDAHFTKAESYFTAPSYEKIDPLAAQNQLQKYLVDDNFKNWYEHNTVAHKVAGYRAVVISLKAGIINGKYVPSGDMTDDQMFALADLADAYSLGEIRATHHQNLVLGDVKIADLYALWQELSKLHLARANIGTLTDMTVCPGFDYCALANATTHNIAQSIEEQFQDLDYLYDLGDIRLNMSGCMNACAHHHVGDIGILGVDKKGEHWYQISLGGSSSEDAKLGQILGRAVAADEVANTIDIIAKVYQNERITTDEHVESFAQVVERVGIAPFKAAVYA; translated from the coding sequence ATGTATCAATATTCTTATACCGATCAAAAAATCGTTGATGAACGAGTTGAGCAGTTTCGAGATCAGACGCAGCGTTTTTTGGCAGGGGAGTTGCCAGAAGAGCAGTTTCTACCCTTGCGCTTGCAAAACGGACTTTATATTCAGCGTCATGCGCCCATGCTGCGCATCGCCATCCCTTATGGCTTGATGGCAAGCCATCAGCTGCGTGTTTTGGCTGAGATTGCGCGTGACTTTGACAGAGGGTATGCGCACTTTACCACGCGTACCAATTTGCAGTTAAATTGGGTAAAGCTTGAAGAAGTGCCCGACATTCTGGCGAAGCTTGCTAGTCATCAGATGCATGCCATTCAAACATCAGGCAACTGTATCCGCAATACCACGACCGATCCGTACGCTGGCATTCACAGCGAAGAAGTGGTCGATCCAAGGCCTTATTGTGAGATCATTAGACAGTGGAGTACGTTTCACCCTGAGTTTGCTTATTTGCCGCGCAAATTTAAAATTGCAGTCATCGGCACTAAGGCTGACCGCGCTGCGACGCAGGTGCATGACATTGGTCTGCACGTCATCAAAAAAGACGGTCAAATTGGCTTTGAGGTCATCGTGGGCGGCGGTCTTGGGCGTACACCTATTATTGGTAAAGTGATTAATGAGTTCTTGCCGCGCGAGCATCTGCTAAGCTATCTTGATGCGATCTTGAGAGTCTACAATTTAGAAGGTCGTCGTGATAATAAATATAAAGCACGCATCAAAATCTTGGTGGAGAGTCTAGGTAAGGAGGTGTTCGCCCAAAAAGTCGCTGATGAATGGCAGCACCTAAAAGATGGCGATCTTACCTTGACGGATGCGCACTTTACTAAGGCTGAGAGTTATTTTACCGCACCGTCATATGAGAAAATCGACCCACTGGCAGCGCAAAACCAGCTTCAAAAATATCTGGTTGATGATAATTTTAAAAATTGGTATGAGCATAATACCGTGGCTCATAAAGTGGCTGGCTATCGTGCGGTGGTGATCTCATTAAAGGCGGGTATCATCAATGGCAAGTACGTCCCATCAGGCGACATGACGGATGATCAGATGTTTGCTCTGGCGGATCTGGCGGATGCTTATAGTTTGGGTGAGATTCGTGCCACACACCATCAGAATCTGGTGCTGGGCGATGTTAAGATTGCTGATTTGTATGCGCTTTGGCAAGAGTTATCCAAGCTGCATCTGGCCCGCGCCAATATCGGTACATTGACTGACATGACGGTCTGCCCAGGATTTGATTATTGCGCATTGGCAAATGCTACCACGCATAATATCGCTCAGAGTATCGAAGAGCAATTCCAAGACCTAGACTATCTGTACGATCTTGGGGATATTCGCCTGAACATGTCAGGCTGCATGAACGCCTGTGCGCACCATCATGTGGGCGATATTGGCATTCTGGGCGTGGACAAAAAAGGCGAACACTGGTATCAGATCAGCCTTGGGGGTAGCTCATCAGAGGATGCCAAACTTGGTCAGATTCTTGGGCGTGCGGTGGCGGCAGATGAGGTGGCGAATACCATTGACATCATTGCTAAGGTGTATCAAAATGAGCGTATCACCACCGATGAACATGTAGAGAGCTTTGCTCAGGTGGTGGAGCGCGTAGGTATTGCGCCATTTAAGGCGGCAGTTTACGCTTAA